Below is a window of Candidatus Neomarinimicrobiota bacterium DNA.
GATTGATGCCATAGACCGGCAGGAGCTCAATGCCTCCGTTAAGGTCGTTATCAGCAACCGGAAGAAGGCCTACATCCTGGAACGGGCGAGGAATCACGGGATCGACGCGGTATTCATCAGTCATAAGGAAAAGGTCCGCGAAGAATTCGACGCTGAAATGTCAGGAGTATTGGAGGCCAGAGGGGTAGAGCTCATTCTGCTCATCGGATTCATGCGCATTCTCTCGGGATGGTTTTGCGAGAAATGGCGCAATCGAATCATGAACGTACACCCTTCTCTACTCCCTGCTTTCGCTGGGGGAATGGATATGAACGTTCACGAGGAAGTTCTGAAGGCCAGAGCCAAAGAAACAGGCTGCACCATTCACTTTGTGACAGAAGACCTGGATGCAGGTCCCATTGTGGTACAGAAAACATGTTCCGTTGAACCCGACGAAACTCCCGAATCCC
It encodes the following:
- the purN gene encoding phosphoribosylglycinamide formyltransferase; the protein is MIAIKLGVLGSTRGTDLQAVIDAIDRQELNASVKVVISNRKKAYILERARNHGIDAVFISHKEKVREEFDAEMSGVLEARGVELILLIGFMRILSGWFCEKWRNRIMNVHPSLLPAFAGGMDMNVHEEVLKARAKETGCTIHFVTEDLDAGPIVVQKTCSVEPDETPESLKEKVQALEGKAFVEAIQLFQEEKLSALYGQPRAL